Proteins co-encoded in one Oreochromis aureus strain Israel breed Guangdong linkage group 3, ZZ_aureus, whole genome shotgun sequence genomic window:
- the LOC120435924 gene encoding type-2 ice-structuring protein-like produces the protein MQNDSITVVVRLSGVWRICLGNCYQLRDTNIAMKLLTLCALFCAMMAVTTAGGESHLFNWCIYCPDGWTQVGSRCFIYNQNPMSWDSAKRHCWELGANLASVHTYWEHQRIIQLFGNWPAWIGGSKGPKGNWWWNDGTSFSFS, from the exons ATGCAGAATGACTCCATCACAGTTGTGGTCAGGTTGTCTGGGGTGTGGAGGATTTGTCTCGGTAACTGCTACCAGTTAAG AGACACTAACATCGCCATGAAGCTGCTGACTCTGTGTGCCCTTTTCTGTGCAATGATGGCTGTAACCACTGCTGGTG GCGAGAGTCACCTGTTCAATTGGTGCATTTATTGTCCTGATGGTTGGACTCAAGTCGGTAGTCGCTGCTTTATCTACAATCAAAACCCCATGAGTTGGGATTCTGCTAAg AGACACTGCTGGGAGTTGGGGGCAAACCTTGCATCAGTGCACACTTATTGGGAGCACCAAAGGATTATTCAACTGTTTGGCAACTGGCCAGCTTGGATTGGAGGCAGCAAAGGACCCAAG GGTAATTGGTGGTGGAATGATGGGACCAGTTTCTCCTTTTCATAA